A window of Streptobacillus ratti contains these coding sequences:
- a CDS encoding IS30 family transposase, whose product EGKSKVIMTLTERLSRINIVRLLDAKTNDNVIKEVEKIIKSNKYLIHSITSDNGSEFSNVKYITDLDIKWYFAHPYCSNERGSNENNNKMIRRFIPKGRSMNKLRKKDVKFIENFMNNYPRKIFNSSTSYEVYECLLNLV is encoded by the coding sequence AGAGGGTAAATCTAAGGTGATAATGACTCTTACTGAGAGATTATCAAGAATTAATATTGTTCGTTTATTAGATGCTAAGACTAATGATAATGTTATTAAAGAGGTTGAAAAGATTATTAAAAGTAATAAATATTTAATTCATTCTATTACTTCTGATAATGGTTCTGAGTTTTCTAATGTTAAGTATATTACTGATTTAGATATTAAGTGGTATTTTGCTCACCCTTATTGTTCTAATGAGAGGGGTAGTAATGAAAATAATAATAAGATGATTAGGAGATTTATTCCTAAGGGTAGGTCTATGAATAAATTAAGAAAAAAAGATGTTAAATTTATTGAAAATTTTATGAATAATTATCCTAGAAAAATTTTCAATTCTTCAACATCTTATGAAGTTTATGAATGTCTTTTAAATCTTGTTTAA